One Staphylococcus ratti DNA segment encodes these proteins:
- a CDS encoding GNAT family N-acetyltransferase — translation MIKNIEVHPAYPELPEVGFLTTLAIQEMSYPLFGTTNLNQIHQYIHTLWKHKRNRFSHDWSWVAHADGEVSGLITAMPAKQLNRADKYTFLHILQMKQWQIFPHFYHYAKNIRALLALEEAYDDEFHISLLSVKPEYHRQGIASLLLQHIEAIAQHHGYNKLSLTVKQTNTDAQRLYTKSGYTIESAINHAPYHLYRMVKPLT, via the coding sequence ATGATTAAAAATATCGAGGTACACCCTGCCTATCCAGAACTCCCTGAAGTAGGCTTTTTAACAACACTTGCAATACAGGAAATGAGTTATCCTCTTTTTGGAACGACCAATTTAAATCAAATTCATCAATACATCCACACACTTTGGAAACATAAGCGTAATCGTTTCAGTCACGATTGGAGCTGGGTTGCCCATGCTGATGGTGAAGTGTCCGGACTTATTACTGCCATGCCAGCCAAACAATTGAATCGTGCTGATAAATATACATTTTTACATATTCTTCAAATGAAACAGTGGCAGATCTTTCCACATTTTTATCATTATGCTAAAAATATTCGAGCACTTCTTGCACTAGAAGAAGCTTACGACGATGAATTTCATATTTCACTCTTATCTGTAAAACCTGAATACCATCGCCAAGGCATTGCCTCTCTTTTACTTCAGCATATCGAAGCTATAGCTCAACATCACGGTTACAATAAACTGTCCCTTACTGTAAAACAAACGAATACAGACGCCCAACGACTCTACACTAAATCTGGATATACGATTGAATCTGCCATTAATCACGCACCTTATCATTTATATCGAATGGTCAAACCATTAACATAA
- a CDS encoding ABC transporter ATP-binding protein: MKVFRTLVWFFKQEKWRFGSAMIALLITAFCSLMPPQIIGRVIDHMTGKTLTPQLLIMYLMVIFITGVIVYGLRYYSRLQLFGASAKLGRLLRQQLYDKYISMRPAFFQKYRTGDLMAHATNDIRAVQSTAGIGVMTISDAVIMGGMTLVMMAATISVKLTFIAMLPLPILVILTQFYGHLLHKGFKEAQGAFSELNDKTQESIAGVKVMKSFGYESSDEEDFRQLSDRVVAKNLKVTKIDALFDPTIQIVIGASYLLSVIFGARMVIDNTITIGQLITFTTYLGMMIWPLLALGFFFNIVQRGRASYDRILDLLAVVDDTHHHETLTVPPRGAIQFQLDQFAFSKADKPDLYNIHFTIEPGMTVGIVGSTGSGKSLLIRLLLREFDPPRAKDITYGGHPIQQYPIQLLRAQFGYVPQDHFLFSSTIRGNIAFSAPQVDDATLYHASEMSRIHQDIMTLPQQYDTVVGERGVSLSGGQKQRISIARALLKDPEVLILDDSLSAVDAETETQILQNLKQERQGKTNIITAHRMSAVMHADLIIVMRDGTILEKGSHETLLQLQGWYADTFQAQAMENRLNQALEEQVERGKNDE, from the coding sequence ATGAAGGTTTTTCGAACATTAGTATGGTTTTTTAAACAAGAAAAATGGCGATTTGGTTCGGCGATGATTGCATTACTTATTACCGCATTTTGTAGTTTAATGCCACCACAAATCATCGGCCGTGTCATTGACCATATGACGGGCAAAACATTGACGCCGCAACTTTTAATTATGTATTTAATGGTTATTTTTATCACAGGCGTGATTGTCTATGGCTTGAGATACTATTCGCGCTTACAATTATTTGGTGCGAGTGCCAAGTTAGGACGGTTATTGCGTCAACAATTGTACGACAAATATATAAGCATGCGACCAGCATTTTTTCAAAAGTATCGTACAGGTGATTTAATGGCGCATGCGACCAATGATATCCGTGCTGTTCAAAGTACAGCGGGCATTGGTGTCATGACGATATCGGATGCCGTCATTATGGGTGGGATGACACTGGTTATGATGGCTGCGACGATAAGCGTTAAATTGACGTTCATTGCGATGTTGCCACTCCCTATCCTTGTTATCTTAACGCAATTTTATGGACATCTACTCCATAAAGGGTTTAAAGAAGCACAAGGGGCATTTAGTGAGCTCAATGACAAAACACAAGAAAGTATTGCCGGTGTAAAAGTAATGAAATCGTTTGGTTATGAAAGTTCAGATGAAGAAGACTTTCGTCAATTAAGTGATCGTGTTGTAGCCAAAAATCTCAAAGTGACTAAAATAGACGCATTATTCGATCCTACAATACAAATTGTAATAGGAGCGAGTTACTTATTGAGCGTGATTTTTGGGGCGCGTATGGTAATAGATAATACGATTACAATTGGCCAACTTATCACATTTACAACGTATCTAGGTATGATGATATGGCCATTATTAGCATTGGGCTTTTTCTTTAATATCGTACAACGTGGACGTGCGTCTTATGATCGTATTTTAGATTTACTTGCGGTCGTAGATGACACTCATCATCATGAAACATTAACTGTACCACCTCGAGGTGCAATTCAATTTCAACTCGATCAGTTTGCATTTTCTAAAGCGGATAAGCCTGACCTGTATAACATTCATTTTACGATTGAGCCAGGGATGACGGTCGGTATCGTAGGAAGTACAGGATCAGGTAAAAGTTTATTGATTCGATTACTGTTAAGAGAATTCGATCCACCGCGTGCTAAAGATATCACATATGGCGGACATCCTATTCAGCAATATCCGATTCAATTATTAAGAGCGCAATTTGGTTATGTCCCTCAAGATCATTTTTTATTTTCTTCAACAATTCGGGGAAATATTGCGTTTAGTGCACCTCAAGTTGATGATGCCACGTTGTATCACGCTAGTGAAATGAGTCGCATTCATCAAGATATTATGACATTACCACAACAATATGACACAGTTGTCGGCGAACGCGGTGTTTCCCTATCCGGTGGACAAAAACAACGTATCTCCATTGCCCGTGCGTTATTAAAAGACCCAGAAGTGCTCATATTAGATGATTCGTTATCTGCAGTAGATGCTGAAACGGAAACGCAAATTTTACAAAACTTAAAACAAGAGCGTCAAGGCAAAACGAATATTATTACTGCCCATCGTATGAGTGCAGTGATGCACGCGGATTTAATTATTGTAATGCGTGATGGAACGATACTTGAAAAAGGCTCACATGAAACATTACTTCAACTTCAGGGATGGTATGCTGACACTTTCCAAGCTCAAGCGATGGAAAATCGTTTAAATCAAGCCTTGGAGGAACAAGTAGAAAGGGGGAAGAATGATGAGTGA
- a CDS encoding ABC transporter ATP-binding protein produces the protein MMSETQLQMSSKDQMKTLGRLLKYTLPFKPLIALALSMLVLSTAGSMLVPYIVKVFIDQYLVPRHFPGNEIIMLLVLFIGVELIVALASYFSIYFLEFLALKVIQQLRIDAFRDISSLGMRFFDQTPSGSIVSRLTNDTEAIVEMFTGVLATFLVAIFMVISSFIMMFVLDFKMAFFAMCFMPLIVLVLGIYRKYASLYFYQTRRKLSDLNAKLGESIEGMKIIQVFNQQKRLKSEFEAINMSHYHYSMKTIRLDSLLLRPAITLISTLSIIAILAYFGILSFKTAVTAGTVYAFIQYMQRFFEPINQVSQNLNIFQQAVVSASRVFKMMDNEESAPKQEGDKGYINDGRIEFRNVSFSYDGERDVLKDISFTAEPGQTVALVGHTGSGKSSIINLFMRFYEFERGEILIDGQSIRTYPKEALKQKIGLVLQDPFMFYGTIESNIKLYHPTMTFEQVEAAAKFVYAHDFIMNFKDGYQHEVIEKGSTLSSGQRQLIAFARTMAINPKILILDEATANIDSETEEQIQQSLTKMRHGRTTLAIAHRLSTIQDADLILVLNQGEIVERGTHESLIKAGGIYQKMYQLQRSGQVS, from the coding sequence ATGATGAGTGAAACGCAACTACAGATGTCGTCTAAAGACCAAATGAAAACGCTAGGCCGTTTGTTGAAGTATACCTTACCTTTCAAACCGCTCATCGCCTTGGCTTTATCGATGTTAGTCTTGTCTACCGCAGGCAGCATGCTCGTACCGTACATCGTTAAAGTTTTTATTGACCAATATCTTGTTCCGCGTCATTTCCCAGGAAATGAAATAATTATGTTGCTTGTGCTATTTATCGGGGTTGAACTCATCGTCGCATTAGCATCTTATTTTAGTATTTACTTTTTAGAATTTTTAGCTTTAAAAGTCATTCAACAGTTACGGATTGATGCGTTTAGAGATATTTCAAGCTTAGGAATGCGTTTTTTCGATCAAACCCCAAGTGGAAGTATCGTTTCAAGATTAACCAATGATACGGAAGCGATAGTGGAAATGTTTACAGGCGTTTTAGCTACATTTTTAGTTGCCATATTTATGGTGATTTCAAGCTTTATTATGATGTTTGTGTTAGATTTTAAAATGGCCTTTTTTGCAATGTGCTTCATGCCATTGATTGTTTTAGTATTAGGCATATATCGTAAATATGCTTCACTCTATTTTTATCAAACACGTCGAAAACTATCAGATTTGAATGCCAAACTCGGCGAGTCTATTGAAGGTATGAAAATCATACAAGTATTTAACCAACAAAAACGCTTAAAGTCAGAGTTCGAAGCAATTAACATGTCACACTATCATTATTCTATGAAAACGATTCGTTTAGATAGTTTACTTTTAAGGCCTGCCATTACATTAATTTCAACTTTATCTATCATTGCAATTTTAGCTTATTTTGGTATTTTGAGCTTTAAAACAGCGGTAACTGCAGGGACGGTTTACGCGTTTATCCAATATATGCAACGTTTTTTTGAACCTATTAACCAAGTGAGTCAGAATTTAAATATTTTTCAACAAGCGGTTGTTTCTGCTAGTCGCGTGTTTAAGATGATGGATAATGAAGAGAGTGCCCCTAAACAAGAAGGCGACAAAGGTTATATTAACGACGGACGTATAGAATTTCGAAATGTGTCATTTAGTTATGATGGAGAAAGAGACGTGTTGAAGGATATTAGTTTCACTGCTGAGCCCGGGCAAACTGTGGCGCTCGTTGGACATACGGGTTCAGGAAAAAGCTCGATTATTAATTTATTTATGCGTTTTTATGAATTTGAACGGGGTGAAATTTTGATTGACGGTCAATCGATTCGAACGTATCCAAAAGAAGCATTGAAACAAAAAATTGGGTTAGTACTTCAAGACCCGTTCATGTTTTACGGAACGATAGAATCTAATATTAAACTGTATCATCCGACAATGACTTTTGAACAAGTTGAAGCGGCTGCAAAATTTGTATACGCGCATGACTTCATTATGAATTTTAAAGATGGCTATCAACATGAAGTTATAGAAAAGGGAAGCACGTTATCAAGTGGTCAGCGTCAACTTATCGCATTTGCAAGGACGATGGCAATCAACCCTAAAATTTTAATTTTAGACGAAGCCACGGCGAATATTGATTCTGAAACAGAAGAACAAATTCAACAGTCTTTAACTAAAATGAGACATGGACGAACGACATTAGCCATCGCACATCGATTATCAACGATTCAAGATGCAGACTTGATACTTGTATTGAATCAAGGTGAAATCGTAGAACGTGGTACACACGAATCATTAATTAAAGCGGGTGGCATTTACCAAAAAATGTATCAATTACAGCGAAGTGGTCAAGTTTCCTAG
- a CDS encoding MerR family transcriptional regulator, with product MYTIKEMAELTHVSTRTLRYYDQIGLLKAHRKQDSEYRYYDSHHLDRLQQILIYRDMNVPLTQIKAILDDSNLDLTSTLQRHLDHLMNQQSQLTHQINCVKKQLGGTKMSVEARFEQYKKAQIENNNAQYGAELHSKYDTEELKDFETHYLNLDKTTFDNAKEAEQQLFSALKIMLQQELPIDSDEGRFIFKAHQSWLQAMAPHYSKAYHLQLATLYVEDTRFAQYYDDHAGDGAAILLSNIIQHYA from the coding sequence ATGTATACGATTAAAGAAATGGCAGAACTTACACATGTCTCGACGCGGACGTTGCGCTATTATGACCAAATTGGATTACTTAAAGCGCACCGTAAACAAGATTCAGAATATCGTTACTATGATAGCCATCATTTGGATCGCCTTCAACAAATACTTATTTATAGGGATATGAATGTACCATTAACACAAATTAAAGCAATTTTAGATGATTCAAATTTAGATTTAACATCGACATTACAACGCCACTTAGATCATCTCATGAACCAACAATCGCAGTTAACGCATCAAATTAACTGTGTTAAAAAACAATTAGGAGGAACAAAAATGTCAGTAGAAGCACGATTTGAACAATACAAAAAAGCACAAATTGAAAACAATAACGCACAGTATGGTGCAGAACTTCATTCAAAATATGATACGGAAGAGCTGAAGGATTTTGAAACGCATTATTTAAATTTAGATAAAACTACTTTTGACAATGCAAAAGAAGCAGAGCAACAACTCTTCTCAGCACTTAAAATCATGTTACAACAGGAGCTCCCTATCGATAGTGATGAAGGCCGCTTCATTTTTAAAGCGCATCAATCATGGTTACAAGCAATGGCACCACATTATTCGAAAGCTTATCACTTACAATTGGCTACACTCTATGTTGAAGATACACGATTCGCTCAATATTATGATGACCATGCGGGTGACGGTGCAGCGATACTTTTATCCAACATCATACAACATTATGCCTAA
- a CDS encoding VOC family protein has product MIKQLQEVMLYVDDQENAKQFWTEKLNFKVVSDDIANDMRVIILSPSEDAQTSIVLHDKAKVEAMEMGVNTGTPSLMFVTKDIDQLYEDLKSKGVTVGDKVDMPSGTVFNFSDDEGHYFAVRN; this is encoded by the coding sequence ATGATTAAACAATTACAAGAAGTCATGCTTTATGTAGATGATCAAGAAAATGCAAAACAGTTTTGGACTGAAAAACTAAATTTTAAAGTCGTATCTGACGATATCGCTAATGACATGCGTGTTATTATTTTAAGCCCTTCTGAAGATGCACAAACATCCATCGTATTACACGACAAAGCTAAAGTTGAAGCAATGGAAATGGGTGTGAATACAGGAACACCTTCTTTAATGTTTGTGACTAAAGATATTGATCAACTTTATGAAGACTTGAAATCAAAAGGTGTCACTGTAGGCGACAAAGTAGACATGCCAAGTGGTACAGTCTTTAACTTTTCTGATGATGAAGGGCACTACTTTGCAGTTAGAAATTAA
- a CDS encoding alanine/glycine:cation symporter family protein, translating to MLDVLNKINAVLWGAPSLILLVGTGLFLTFILKGLQFSKLGHAFKLAFVPNQKDTDESEGDISNFKALMTSLAGMIGNGNIAGVATAVTLGGPGAVFWMWVVGLLGMTTKYAEALLAMKYRDKNQIGEYISGPMYYIEKGLGHKFKFLAIAFAIFGAFAALGIGNSVQSNTIADVMTNSFNVNGVITGIVLVILISFIIFGGIKRISDVAGFFVPMMAFLYIGASIIIIIMNYDKILPAFGLIFEHAFTPVSAAGGFSGIMVMQAVQHGVSKGIFSNEAGLGTVALISGNAKTSHPVIQALVAMTGTFIVTIVVCTMTALVLLVTGFWDPSGGLLSGVPHDPSLEAGALTSKAFASSLGVVGEYVVSLSVIFFGFSTIIAWFVYGAKCFEYLFGVKLVMIYAVIYVIATFVGTVADLRLVWAFADTANALMMIPNLIGLLFLYKVIKKETEDYFKPSTRQLNE from the coding sequence GTGTTAGATGTATTAAATAAAATTAATGCGGTTTTATGGGGAGCACCGAGTTTAATTTTATTAGTAGGTACAGGATTATTTTTAACATTTATACTTAAAGGATTACAATTTAGCAAATTAGGCCATGCATTCAAGCTTGCATTCGTGCCTAATCAAAAAGATACTGACGAAAGCGAAGGCGATATTAGTAACTTCAAAGCTTTAATGACGTCTCTAGCAGGTATGATTGGTAACGGAAACATAGCAGGGGTCGCAACAGCTGTCACACTTGGTGGACCTGGCGCTGTATTTTGGATGTGGGTCGTAGGTTTACTGGGGATGACTACAAAATACGCTGAAGCGTTGCTCGCAATGAAATACCGTGATAAAAACCAAATTGGTGAATATATCAGTGGACCAATGTATTACATAGAAAAAGGTTTAGGGCACAAATTTAAATTTTTAGCTATCGCCTTTGCAATCTTTGGTGCTTTTGCTGCCCTAGGCATTGGCAACAGTGTGCAATCTAATACGATTGCCGATGTAATGACAAATAGCTTTAATGTTAATGGCGTTATAACGGGGATTGTTTTAGTAATTTTAATCTCGTTTATCATTTTTGGAGGCATTAAGCGCATCAGTGATGTTGCCGGCTTTTTCGTTCCGATGATGGCCTTTTTATACATTGGTGCTTCTATCATCATTATTATTATGAATTATGATAAAATTCTTCCAGCTTTTGGATTGATTTTTGAACACGCCTTTACACCGGTATCTGCAGCAGGCGGATTTTCCGGTATTATGGTAATGCAAGCGGTTCAACATGGTGTGTCTAAAGGGATCTTTTCAAACGAAGCTGGTCTTGGTACGGTCGCTTTGATTTCGGGTAATGCGAAAACCAGTCACCCGGTCATCCAAGCACTCGTTGCAATGACTGGAACATTTATCGTAACGATTGTTGTATGTACAATGACAGCACTTGTACTACTTGTCACTGGTTTTTGGGATCCTTCTGGCGGTCTTCTTTCAGGTGTGCCACATGATCCAAGTTTAGAAGCTGGTGCGCTTACTAGTAAAGCCTTTGCCTCTTCACTTGGCGTTGTTGGTGAATATGTTGTATCGTTATCCGTCATCTTCTTCGGTTTTTCAACAATTATTGCATGGTTTGTTTATGGTGCCAAATGCTTTGAATATTTATTCGGTGTAAAGCTTGTTATGATTTATGCAGTTATTTATGTCATTGCTACTTTCGTAGGTACAGTTGCTGACTTACGTTTAGTATGGGCTTTTGCTGACACAGCTAACGCTTTAATGATGATTCCAAACTTAATTGGCCTTTTATTCTTATATAAAGTTATCAAAAAAGAAACAGAAGATTATTTTAAGCCATCAACACGTCAATTAAATGAATGA
- a CDS encoding fructose-1,6-bisphosphatase has product MQSIKESELKKQYLDLLAEKFDSEEKVATEIISLESILELPKGTEHFVSDLHGEFNAFQHVLRNGSGNVQSKIHDIFNERLSVAEMNQLTALVYYPEDKIKLIKNEFNTKAERAIWYENTILQLVELIKYTSSKYTRSKLRKALPKQYVFIIEELLYKSNKYNNKNDYYNNIIQQIINLHQADKLIISLSNTIQRLVVDHLHVVGDIYDRGPDPDKIIDTLIDYHSVDIQWGNHDVLWMGAYAGSQVCLANLLRICARYDNLDIIEDAYGINLRPLLTLAEKYYDDNPAFRPKKHPEKTPSESEKLQITKIHQAIAMIQFKLEGPIIKRRPEFEMENRLILDRINYHDQTLDIDGQTYPLEHTCFSTIDPRNPTALLEEEKEVMDKLIISFQESEKLRRHIDFLMKKGNLYLRYNGNLLIHGCIPVDDNGNMEGMEIEGTYYSGHELIDVFEYHVRKAYADLDAQDDLSTDLVWYLWTGKYSSLFGKRAMTTFERYFISDKATHKEVKNPYYHLREDETMVKKMLEEFDMDPETGRIINGHTPIKEREGENPIKANGKMLVIDGGFSKAYQSTTGIAGYTLLYNSFGMQLVAHQEFNSKENVLKTGEDELSIRRVVDEELERKLIRDTNKGAELQEEIDMLKALMAYRYMKK; this is encoded by the coding sequence ATGCAATCCATTAAAGAATCTGAATTAAAAAAACAATACTTAGATTTACTTGCTGAGAAGTTTGATTCAGAAGAAAAAGTGGCAACTGAAATTATCAGTTTAGAATCAATATTAGAATTACCTAAAGGGACAGAACATTTTGTAAGTGACTTACACGGTGAATTTAACGCATTCCAACACGTTTTAAGAAATGGTTCAGGAAATGTACAATCTAAAATCCACGACATATTTAATGAACGTTTATCAGTGGCAGAAATGAATCAATTGACCGCCCTCGTCTACTATCCTGAAGACAAGATTAAATTAATTAAAAATGAATTTAATACAAAGGCTGAGCGCGCGATATGGTATGAAAACACCATTCTTCAACTCGTTGAACTCATTAAATATACATCATCTAAATATACACGCTCTAAATTACGTAAAGCTTTACCGAAGCAATATGTTTTTATTATTGAAGAGTTGTTGTACAAAAGTAACAAATATAACAACAAAAATGATTATTACAACAACATTATTCAACAAATCATTAACCTTCACCAAGCCGATAAATTAATCATCAGTTTGTCTAATACTATCCAACGCCTTGTCGTGGATCACCTTCATGTTGTTGGTGATATCTATGATCGTGGGCCAGATCCAGATAAAATTATAGATACATTAATCGATTATCATTCTGTAGATATCCAATGGGGTAATCATGATGTTCTATGGATGGGCGCTTACGCCGGTTCTCAAGTATGCCTTGCCAACCTTTTACGTATCTGTGCGCGCTACGATAATTTGGATATTATTGAAGATGCTTACGGCATCAATTTGCGCCCGTTATTAACACTTGCTGAAAAATATTACGACGATAACCCGGCTTTCCGTCCAAAAAAACATCCTGAAAAAACACCTTCAGAATCGGAAAAGCTTCAAATCACAAAAATACATCAAGCTATCGCTATGATTCAATTTAAATTAGAAGGCCCTATTATTAAACGCCGTCCAGAATTCGAAATGGAAAATCGTTTAATATTAGACCGTATCAATTACCATGATCAAACGTTAGACATTGACGGCCAAACGTATCCATTGGAGCATACATGTTTCAGTACCATTGATCCGCGCAACCCAACCGCTTTATTAGAAGAAGAAAAAGAAGTTATGGACAAGTTAATTATTTCATTCCAAGAATCTGAAAAATTACGTCGTCATATCGACTTCTTAATGAAAAAAGGCAATTTATATTTGCGTTACAATGGTAACCTACTTATCCATGGTTGTATTCCGGTAGATGACAACGGCAATATGGAAGGTATGGAAATCGAAGGTACTTATTATAGTGGACATGAATTGATTGATGTATTTGAATATCATGTGCGTAAAGCCTACGCTGATTTAGATGCACAAGATGATCTTTCTACCGATTTGGTTTGGTACTTATGGACTGGAAAATATTCGTCCTTATTTGGGAAACGCGCGATGACCACATTCGAACGTTATTTCATCAGTGATAAAGCAACGCATAAAGAAGTGAAAAATCCTTACTATCATCTGAGAGAAGATGAAACAATGGTGAAAAAAATGTTGGAAGAGTTTGATATGGACCCTGAAACTGGCCGTATCATCAATGGTCATACACCTATTAAAGAACGTGAAGGTGAAAATCCTATTAAAGCAAATGGCAAAATGCTTGTCATTGATGGTGGATTTTCAAAAGCTTATCAAAGCACTACTGGCATTGCCGGCTATACATTGTTATACAATTCTTTCGGTATGCAATTGGTCGCCCATCAAGAATTCAACTCTAAAGAAAATGTTTTAAAAACAGGCGAAGATGAGCTCTCAATCCGTCGTGTCGTCGACGAAGAACTAGAACGTAAATTGATTCGTGATACAAATAAAGGCGCTGAACTTCAAGAAGAAATCGACATGCTAAAAGCGTTAATGGCGTATCGGTATATGAAAAAATAA
- a CDS encoding MFS transporter: MTSSKVPLVTKNYSVNFLISLLLYLTMYLLIVVMTEYTVEKYHVSDSIAGLVMGIFIVGALLGRFITGRFINVIGPKKVLLLGLSAFLITQCFYFVESSLLFLMMTRLLNGFALAIASTATGTIVALISPVNRRAEGISLFSLSLVVGAAIGPFLGLLLSHQYPTYVLFTLCVIIAFFALLLSFVLNVPFEKTTLTSEEKSFKLSQFVSIPALPIASVMLICGLGYASVLSFIQSYAGELNLVTLASYYFIAYAVASIITRPLVGKLIDQYSENAIAYPALLLFCISLIALAILQPQTGWLLIVSGVCLGMGYGSMTAVCNVAAIKVSDKDKMGIATSTFYIGLDFGLGFGPFILGFATTTLGFSTMYVMTAILIFICIGLYWMVHGRKTEDSVVK, from the coding sequence ATGACATCTTCTAAAGTACCATTAGTCACCAAAAACTATAGCGTTAATTTTTTGATCAGCTTATTACTTTATTTGACGATGTATTTACTTATCGTTGTGATGACTGAATATACGGTTGAAAAGTACCATGTTTCTGATAGTATTGCTGGCCTTGTGATGGGAATATTTATTGTAGGCGCATTGCTGGGACGCTTTATCACTGGTCGTTTTATTAATGTTATCGGACCAAAAAAAGTATTATTGCTTGGTCTAAGTGCATTTTTAATAACACAATGTTTTTATTTTGTGGAAAGCTCATTGCTGTTTTTAATGATGACGCGACTACTTAATGGCTTTGCATTAGCGATTGCTTCGACAGCGACAGGAACAATCGTTGCGCTTATTTCTCCGGTGAATCGGCGCGCAGAAGGGATTAGTTTGTTTAGTTTAAGTTTAGTAGTTGGCGCAGCAATAGGCCCTTTTCTAGGTTTATTATTGTCACATCAATATCCAACTTATGTGTTATTTACACTGTGTGTGATCATTGCATTTTTTGCGCTACTTTTATCATTTGTTTTAAACGTTCCATTTGAGAAAACCACTTTAACGTCAGAAGAAAAATCGTTTAAACTCTCGCAATTTGTTTCTATACCAGCATTGCCAATTGCAAGTGTCATGCTCATTTGCGGGTTGGGTTATGCTTCAGTTTTGTCTTTTATCCAAAGCTATGCTGGCGAACTGAATTTAGTAACATTAGCAAGTTATTATTTTATCGCATACGCGGTGGCTTCAATTATCACACGTCCGTTAGTTGGGAAGCTTATAGATCAGTATAGTGAAAATGCCATCGCTTACCCCGCGCTTTTACTTTTCTGTATCAGTTTAATAGCTTTAGCGATACTTCAACCTCAAACAGGATGGTTGTTAATTGTTTCAGGCGTATGTCTAGGAATGGGATACGGTTCAATGACGGCAGTTTGCAACGTCGCAGCGATAAAAGTTTCAGATAAAGATAAAATGGGGATTGCGACCTCAACATTTTATATCGGTTTAGATTTTGGATTAGGGTTTGGTCCTTTCATCCTTGGTTTTGCAACAACAACATTAGGGTTTAGTACGATGTATGTGATGACAGCCATTTTAATCTTTATATGTATAGGACTCTATTGGATGGTCCATGGTCGGAAAACAGAAGATAGCGTTGTAAAATAA